A genomic window from Salvia splendens isolate huo1 chromosome 11, SspV2, whole genome shotgun sequence includes:
- the LOC121754799 gene encoding uncharacterized protein LOC121754799 — protein sequence MATSAPVLDPLQSPPPPAIQMGQQEYTEHSGHGSVGPVIGVLAVITILGAIAIMIGRLCSGRGIMGHAQYDFERWVETKCASCIDGRVDPPPPRVVVEHRVSTSSGDGARAASAAAAAAEERREEGNESHHHQQQQQHE from the coding sequence ATGGCAACTTCCGCTCCGGTATTGGACCCTTTACAgtctccgccgccgccggcgaTACAGATGGGGCAGCAAGAATACACCGAGCATTCGGGCCACGGGTCGGTGGGGCCCGTAATCGGAGTTCTGGCGGTTATAACGATTCTCGGCGCCATCGCAATCATGATTGGGCGGCTGTGTTCGGGCCGGGGCATAATGGGCCATGCGCAGTACGATTTCGAGAGATGGGTCGAGACCAAATGCGCTTCTTGCATTGATGGCCGGGTCGACCCGCCTCCGCCCCGGGTCGTCGTTGAGCACCGCGTCAGCACTTCGTCAGGAGACGGCGCCAGGGCGgcttccgccgccgccgccgccgcggaAGAGAGAAGGGAGGAGGGTAATGAGAgccatcatcatcaacaacaacaacaacatgAGTAG
- the LOC121755568 gene encoding transcription factor HHO2-like: MGSLVHSELALDSRFSPKPCFPKPIGRFPTDVSQIRCVSDKILKLDDYLNRLLDEMKKIDAFKRELPLCMLLITEAIVVTQEELAQYKKLNSAPVLEEFIQKICTGGKDDKSEDSEGKDVSSRDKKNWMSSVQLWNSDDQNTDYNSKNLSTDADSNKTKKLGDEIIQPVREDLIDSGKNMGFVPFKGSPKLPVTEVGKKEMDELPVPGLSLCTPRINNSREVINPIGSSNSRTSSPATSNVQPSCKAPVQLQNARKQRRCWSPELHRQFINTLQHLGGPQVATPKQIREHMQVDGLTNDEVKSHLQKYRLHMRRVATKSTSQSLGTWASQELFGESLKQSNSPSGSPEGPLHLSRVSGEDEYDE, encoded by the exons ATGGGATCGCTAGTCCATTCGGAACTCGCCCTGGATTCCCGATTCTCGCCCAAACCGTGCTTTCCAAAGCCAATCGGCCGGTTTCCGACCGACGTTTCGCAGATTCGATGCGTATCGGATAAGATTTTGAAGCTAGACGATTACCTTAATCGGCTGCTAGACGAgatgaagaagatcgacgccttCAAACGCGAACTACCTCTTTGCATGCTTCTCATCACCGAAG CAATTGTAGTAACGCAGGAGGAGCTAGCACAGTACAAGAAATTAAATTCTGCACCGGTATTGGAGGAGTTCATACAAAAAATTTGCACGGGTGGTAAGGATGATAAATCTGAGGACAGTGAAGGGAAGGATGTTAGCAGCCGAGATAAAAAGAATTGGATGAGTTCTGTGCAGTTATGGAACTCCGATGATCAAAATACTGATTACAACAGCAAAAATTTGTCCACGGATGCAGATAGCAATAAAACAAAG AAATTGGGGGATGAAATAATTCAGCCGGTGAGGGAGGACTTAATTGACAGTGGGAAGAACATGGGTTTTGTGCCTTTCAAAGGGAGTCCTAAACTTCCAGTGACGGAGGTGGGGAAAAAGGAGATGGACGAGTTGCCGGTTCCCGGGCTTTCGCTTTGTACGCCTAGAATCAATAATTCAAGGGAGGTGATTAATCCTATTGGATCCAGCAATAGCAGAACAAGCTCTCCTGCAACCTCGAATGTTCAACCAAGCTGCAAGGCTCCCGTGCAGCTGCAAAATGCTAGGAAACAAAGGAGGTGCTGGTCGCCTGAACTGCATCGCCAGTTTATCAATACCCTGCAGCATCTCGGAGGCCCTCAAG TTGCTACTCCGAAGCAGATCAGAGAGCATATGCAAGTAGACGGTCTAACCAACGACGAAGTGAAGAGTCATTTACAA AAGTATCGGCTGCACATGAGAAGAGTGGCGACGAAATCCACCTCCCAGTCCTTGGGTACGTGGGCATCTCAAGAACTGTTTGGGGAATCCTTGAAGCAGAGCAACAGCCCATCTGGCTCACCTGAAGGCCCTCTTCATTTGTCGAGGGTGTCGGGCGAAGATGAATACGACGAATGA
- the LOC121754956 gene encoding peroxidase 10-like yields MNQLNLLCIIFILFGHGLIHARPADFGYGGGYDKPADGFLSFDFYDKSCPNLGRIVGWGVWSAFKNDTRIAASLLRLHFHDCFVDGCEGSVLLDDTKDFKGEKNAFPNRNSARGFEIIDSIKADVEKSCPSVVSCVDILAIAAREAVVLSGGPFWPVALGRLDGLTASEKSANEQLPSPFEPLANITSKFVAKGLDAKDMVVLSGAHTIGFAQCFTFKRRLFNFKGSGKADPSLDTPFLSNLQSSCPNSDASNSKLVPLDAQTLTRFDNSYYKNIVHNSGLLESDTALITDPKTAAMVKAYSADPYLFAKDFAASMMKLGKIGVLTGQAGQVRKKCGLLN; encoded by the exons ATGAACCAACTTAATCTCCTATGCATAATCTTCATCTTGTTTGGTCATGGCCTCATCCATGCTCGACCCGCGGATTTTGGTTATGGCGGTGGCTACGACAAACCTGCAGACGGCTTCCTCAGCTTCGACTTCTACGACAAATCATGTCCCAATTTGGGCAGGATAGTTGGGTGGGGCGTTTGGTCAGCATTCAAGAATGACACAAGAATAGCTGCCTCTCTCCTTCGTCTCCACTTCCACGACTGCTTCGTTGAT GGTTGTGAAGGCTCAGTGCTTCTTGATGACACTAAAGATTTCAAGGGAGAGAAGAATGCTTTCCCTAACCGCAACTCGGCTAGAGGTTTTGAAATCATCGACAGCATAAAGGCAGATGTCGAAAAATCTTGCCCTTCAGTCGTGTCGTGTGTCGATATATTAGCTATTGCAGCAAGAGAAGCCGTTGTTTTG TCGGGTGGCCCTTTTTGGCCCGTTGCTCTAGGGAGGCTGGATGGGCTTACAGCAAGTGAAAAATCAGCAAATGAGCAGttgccttcaccatttgagccTCTTGCAAACATCACTTCAAAATTTGTGGCAAAGGGACTTGATGCCAAGGACATGGTAGTACTATCAG GTGCTCACACAATTGGATTTGCTCAATGCTTCACATTCAAGAGGAGGCTATTCAACTTCAAAGGTTCAGGCAAAGCTGATCCATCTCTGGACACTCCATTCCTCTCCAATCTGCAATCATCTTGCCCTAATTCCGACGCATCCAACTCCAAACTCGTCCCTCTCGACGCCCAAACCCTAACCCGATTCGACAACAGTTATTACAAGAACATTGTCCACAACTCCGGCCTCCTTGAGTCCGACACAGCGCTTATCACAGACCCTAAAACTGCAGCCATGGTCAAGGCCTACAGCGCCGATCCTTACCTCTTTGCGAAGGATTTTGCTGCCTCCATGATGAAGCTCGGAAAGATCGGTGTTCTAACCGGACAGGCTGGACAAGTTAGGAAGAAATGTGGCTTGCTCAACTAG